Proteins from a genomic interval of Clostridium sp. M62/1:
- a CDS encoding helix-turn-helix domain-containing protein gives MTELKFALSIEEAADYTGIGRNTLRNLVEWEKLPILRVGRKILIRRERLDEFLILNEGKDLRDRHAVKAVKGTMKNE, from the coding sequence ATGACAGAATTAAAGTTTGCTCTCTCCATTGAAGAAGCTGCCGACTATACAGGTATCGGAAGAAACACTCTTAGAAATCTTGTGGAATGGGAAAAGCTGCCTATCCTTAGAGTGGGAAGAAAAATCTTAATCCGCAGGGAACGATTAGACGAGTTTCTGATTCTCAATGAGGGGAAGGATTTACGAGACAGACACGCAGTAAAAGCGGTCAAGGGAACAATGAAAAATGAATAA
- a CDS encoding helix-turn-helix domain-containing protein, with protein MLKDKELRKTIGSRAKSRRQELGLNQPYVAEKMGVTASTIQRYEAGTIDNTKKMTLEGLADALHVSVEWLKGETDEYETDITDKRELQIRDVMTSILNKLPYDMEQSESDFSKDLLLLMLREYELFVDSFQFACKNFKGNTDNKMLAQTMGFESNKEYNEIMFLREITHTVNALNDMGDIVRLYSKNPETAKNRLANLLSEKDPDSV; from the coding sequence ATGTTAAAAGATAAAGAATTGCGAAAGACAATCGGTAGCAGAGCAAAAAGCCGTAGACAGGAGTTAGGATTGAACCAGCCTTATGTCGCTGAAAAAATGGGCGTGACAGCCTCAACCATTCAGAGATACGAAGCAGGAACGATTGATAACACCAAGAAAATGACCTTAGAAGGTCTGGCAGATGCACTTCATGTATCTGTGGAATGGCTGAAAGGTGAGACGGACGAATACGAAACAGACATTACGGATAAAAGAGAATTACAGATTCGTGATGTGATGACTTCCATTCTGAATAAGCTCCCTTATGATATGGAACAGTCCGAAAGTGATTTTTCCAAAGACCTGCTACTACTGATGTTACGGGAATACGAGCTGTTCGTGGATTCGTTCCAGTTCGCTTGTAAGAATTTCAAAGGAAATACAGATAACAAAATGCTCGCCCAGACAATGGGGTTTGAATCCAATAAGGAATACAATGAGATTATGTTCCTTAGAGAAATCACCCACACCGTCAACGCATTGAACGATATGGGCGATATTGTAAGACTGTATTCTAAGAATCCTGAGACAGCGAAAAATCGACTAGCCAATCTTTTATCAGAAAAAGATCCCGATTCGGTATAG
- a CDS encoding tyrosine-type recombinase/integrase → MAKGSVRKKGKKWYYRFYVEDASGNLVQKEFAGTESKSETEKMLRKAMEDYDAKKFLAKADNLTLGQMLDVWAEEDLKTGSLSNGTVGNYLQAVNRIKQHPIGNRKLKTVTSEHLQKFMDLLAFGGEEGNFKSKGYTIDYIRSFHAVLQQSFRFAVFPKQYITFNPMQYVVMRRKAEEDVDLFSDNDEDAEVINPITPEQYQTLMEYLEERNKPAVLPVQIAYYTGLRLGEVCGLSWSDINFEEQYLTVRRSVRYNGARHKTEIGPTKRKKVRIVDFCDTLADILKKAKKEQRKQVFSYGELYQRNYYREVKEKNRIYYELYHLDGTEDIPLDYNEIDLVCIRPDGAYEAPATVETALRTARKRLSELDDNFHFHTLRHTYTTNLLSNGAAPKDVQELLGHSDVSTTMNVYAHANREGKRNSARLLDKVVGE, encoded by the coding sequence ATGGCAAAAGGTTCTGTAAGGAAGAAAGGCAAGAAATGGTACTACCGCTTTTATGTGGAGGATGCAAGTGGTAACTTGGTTCAGAAAGAATTTGCAGGTACGGAGAGCAAATCAGAGACAGAGAAAATGTTACGCAAGGCTATGGAGGATTATGACGCAAAGAAATTTCTAGCCAAAGCGGACAACCTCACACTCGGACAGATGCTAGATGTATGGGCAGAGGAAGATTTGAAAACGGGTTCACTTAGCAACGGTACAGTCGGTAACTATTTACAGGCAGTAAACAGGATTAAACAACACCCAATCGGAAACAGAAAACTAAAGACAGTCACTTCGGAGCATTTGCAGAAGTTTATGGATTTACTTGCATTTGGCGGTGAGGAAGGAAATTTTAAGTCAAAGGGTTACACCATCGACTATATCCGTTCTTTCCACGCAGTCCTGCAACAGTCCTTCCGATTTGCAGTCTTTCCAAAGCAGTACATCACATTCAATCCAATGCAGTATGTGGTAATGCGTAGGAAAGCCGAGGAAGATGTGGATTTGTTTTCTGATAATGATGAGGATGCAGAGGTTATCAACCCGATTACACCAGAGCAGTATCAAACGCTTATGGAGTATCTGGAAGAAAGAAACAAGCCTGCTGTCCTGCCGGTACAGATAGCGTACTACACAGGTCTTAGACTTGGAGAGGTATGCGGACTGTCTTGGAGTGACATTAACTTTGAGGAACAGTATCTGACAGTACGAAGAAGTGTCCGTTACAACGGAGCAAGGCACAAGACCGAGATTGGTCCGACAAAGCGAAAGAAAGTCCGTATCGTGGATTTCTGTGATACGCTCGCTGACATCTTAAAGAAAGCGAAAAAGGAACAGAGAAAGCAGGTATTCAGTTACGGAGAACTCTATCAGAGGAACTACTACAGGGAAGTTAAGGAAAAGAATCGTATCTACTATGAGCTTTATCATTTGGATGGCACAGAGGACATTCCGCTTGATTACAACGAGATTGACCTTGTATGTATCAGACCGGACGGAGCATACGAAGCCCCTGCAACGGTTGAGACAGCTTTAAGGACAGCAAGGAAACGATTGTCGGAGCTTGATGATAATTTCCACTTCCACACCCTGCGACACACTTATACCACAAACCTGCTCTCAAATGGAGCAGCACCAAAGGATGTACAGGAATTACTTGGACACTCGGATGTAAGTACCACTATGAATGTCTATGCACACGCTAACCGAGAAGGTAAGCGAAACTCAGCCCGACTACTTGATAAGGTGGTTGGAGAATAA